A stretch of DNA from Schizosaccharomyces osmophilus chromosome 2, complete sequence:
AATGGTTTGAACGTTGTAAACAGCCGACCACTTgtctttcaaaatatccAAGCAAATATTTCCGCTCATATCAACATTAGGATGCCACATAGGAGAAGTAAAAACGATCGTCGGGGCTGAGTAAGGATAGTTGGCAGGAAAGGTCATGgatattttgaattttaatCCTTCATAGTACTGAGAATGAATTAGCAAGACATTAAAGGATAGTTTGGGTAAACTATTAACATACGGTGTCAACTGGACCTGTAATAGTGCCCGCCCAATGTAATAGGTTTGAATCAGAGTCAGGAAACGCACTAATCCCTGGGGTATTCGACATCTTCAATATTTAGTTAGATATATGGTCTAAATAAATCTTCTTTCATACCATTAAACTCATTAGTTCACTTCGTAGCCTGTATTCAGGAAGTTAATAAAACTAAGATATCGaattaagaaaacaaagcttACCTTTTTGTAACGCTATGCCCATCAGTAGACATATTTGACGAGGAagtattttttgtatttgaagCCATATTAGGGCTCTGATTTTGCATTTCTGAATCCATATTCCTTGTTGGATGGTTGACTTTAGTGGTTGTGCGCTAGTCTTGGTAAAGGTTAAATAACAACAGTAAACAATATGCCGACTATATAGTAGACAACAAATAAAGTCGGTGACAAAGTTGAACTTAATATTCTtacttaaagaaaagaaaacgatgttaaattattgattttgttcCTCATAGGAAATAAAGAGACTCGTATAACCAGACCTATTGCtgttaaaaaagtaaagtatCTAAGAAGTATTTTAAAGATACTATGACAAAGAGTATAGAAAACTTCCCATGCCATATTGGTAAAGAGATTGGAACTGGCGCTTTCGCATCGTATGTTTCGCTGGTTCGATAGTGGCTAATTGCTTTATAGTGTTCGACTTTGCTATGATGAGAATGCAAAAATTTACGCCGTAAAgtttattaataaaaagtttgCAACAAAATGTATGGGCTCCAGTGTCTGGGCACGTAGGATTGCTAGTGAAGTCCAGCTGCATCGTCTATGCAATGGACATAAAAACATAATTCACTTCTATGACACAGCAGAGAACTTACATTGGCGTTGGGTTACTCTTGAATTTGCTCAGGGCGGAGATTTATTTGACAAAATTGGTAAGAATCATTGAAATGACTAAAGTAAAGTTTGTCCTAACGCAAATGCAGAGCCTGACGTTGGGGTTGATGAAGATGTCGCGCAGTTCTATTTTGCTCAATTAATGGAAGGAATATCTTTCATGCACTCAAAAGGTGTTGCTCACAGAGATTTAAAGCCTGAGAACATTTTGCTGGATTACAATGGCAATTTGAAATTATCAGACTTCGGTTTTGCATCTCTCTATGCTTATAAGGGTAAAAGTAGACTTTTAAATAGCCCAGTAGGAAGTCCCCCGTACGCTGCACCAGAGATTACAGGGCAATACGATGGTGCCAAGGTAGATATATGGTCTTGTGGAATAATACTCTTCGCTCTTTTGTCTGGAAATACCCCATGGGATGAGGCTATCAGCAATACGGGAGATTATTTAATCTATAGAAAGCAAGGTGAACGACCGTCTTCTTATCCATGGAATCGCTTGTCGCCAGGCGCATATTGTACGTTTTAAAATACTAGGTAACCTGCTAACGTGATAGCTGTTATCACTGGAATGCTACGTACTGATCCTTCTAAAAGGTTCCCAACAAAACGTATTTTACAGCATCCATGGCTTACTTCTAATATTTCATTCCGTACTGATAATGGAAACTGTTCTGACCCTGTTGCTCTCGCTTCGAGGCTAATGTTGAAGTTGCATATTGATTTGGATAAGCCTCGTTCATCACTTACAGATAGTGCTTCGTACGTTGTAGTATTTTGTATATTGTTGCTAACTTCTGACAGATATGGAACTATTTCCATGACACAACCAACAACAAAAGTGTCAGATTCTGACATTCATGACCATACAGCTATATATGGTCATCTTTCCCAACCAGTTCAGGTGAATGAAGAGGTTGATGCTTCGGAACTGATGGAAAAGGATCCTTCGTTGAGTCAGTTCTGCAACACGAACGGTTTTATCGAACGACTCGTAAGTTGAATTATAGTAATGTTATCTAACTGAGATAGGCCGGAAAAGCTACCAACTTTTACGAAATTTGTCCTCCGGAACGGTTAACAAGGTTTTACTCAAAGGCTTCTAAGCAGTATATAATTGATCGGCTTTATGACGCTTTACGTTTGTTAGCGGTTTCTTTAACAACTAAGCATACAATCGGACAGAGTATGCTTTATGTTAAGCTGCATGATAAGAGAAAATGTCTGTTACAGGGTGAAATAGCATTGAAGACGCTAGGTCATAATTTGGAATTAGtgaatttcataaaaagcAGTGGAGATCCACTAGAATGGAGAACATTTTTTAAggtaaaagaatttttgatttactTGGCTAACTTAAAACAGAATGTTGTAAGTTCACTTGGAAAACCTATTGTTCTGACTGACATTACTTCTTGAAAACTATTTTAAATTTGACGGTCGTGTTATGCATATATGTTTCCCCAATTCAtactgaaaaaaataatagcTCTGActtgcttcaaaaaataagtaaacaaTCTAACATGGAGCATACTCAATATTAATTcatgcaaaagaaacatttgcAGCTTTTTACCTTCTGAGATTCAAACcctaagaaaaaaaatatagtGAACTGTCCCCGGAGTCTTACTACTTTGTTTTGGTActtaaatttcaatttagCACAAGTTAATTGAATTGGTATAGAATTATGATACACACTAGAAATTATTTTCGAAGCTAATTAATCAATGAATCGTTAAATAGAATTAAGACATTTTATGTTATTCCTGCGCACTGCGAACAGCTGCAATGTATTATTACTatatatattcaaaataaaatgataCATGTTATTATACTGTGATTGTAAGTTTAACAGCACGATATATTCTACACCTTAATATAATTAATATTGCTATGTTTACGCACTAAAGCACAAAATATTATTTGGCTAATTATTGcaagaaaagattgtttttccttgtatttGACTACTCGTTTAGCTTCTTTAATATGCCTGCTAAATATggtatatattttttcccGTCTATCCcaaatacaagaaaaaagcatttgaaatGGGCGAAACCTCAGATCCTTGTTGTATCACGGCAGTAATAGATTAGTAAGCcaaataaaagtaatttGAATAGGATTGACTTCTACATTCGTAAGTTTTAATTAATCAATCCCACAAAACACATCACATGAGATTATATGAGCTTTCTTGTACATAATTATTCTGTGTCGATGTTACTCAATTGCGGATTCTTATTGTTCAAGGGACTAAGATAAATACATTTgaaacattcaaaaaaggtTTATGATATGTGGATTGTCTATTGGTTACTAACAAGTCTGGCTAATTATGGATGACTTATGAACGCGTCAATAGAGAGACGCTTTATTACCTAACACCGTATTGCTAAATCCTTCATCACAGCATTTAAGCAGACGAGTAGTTATACTTATATCAAAGCAATTTTGATTACTACTAGCATAATATTTCAGTAACAATGATTACAAATGTTCTCTTTCGTAACGTGTTTTAAGGGGTAACCCATCTCAAAACTACATAATACAAGAAGTCGAATTTAAAACAAGTCTTTTACGACCAGCAAAAACGGAAATGCCATATTactttcaagaaaaaaaaaaggataatgATGGCCGTGACTTTATAACTGTGCAAAGGTTTTGgtttaacaaaaatttatgTTCGCGATTGTATTGCGTAGATGCTTAAACAGCAAGGAAACTGCTCCCATTATAGGTGTATGGTTATTGACTAAGCTGTTTAACTGTTTCATTGATTGGTGGAATGCAAAGAAGCCATTGGttattcatttcatttgagaaaagaagtaaTTAAACAGTTCCTTATGAGAAGCAGGAAACATGAGAAAAACGACCTATTTTTTAATACAATCATTTGTTACAgcatttttcttgaattaCTTGTCTTTTGCTCATAAAAACCTGACGTTCAACCGCTGTTAACATAGATTACGCCTagtaaattattttttaaggGCAAGTAATATATATCGCTATTTTACTTATACGTTAACGCTTAAGATCGGGGTATTACCCATAGATCAAACCATACAATACCCAGGCCACCTCCAAACCTTATTCTTTCATTCCGAACGTCTTTCTTAGTACTGTCTGTTTATGGTCTAAATACCAACTAGCCCTTAGAATtaattttctaaatattaataaattaataaaaagaaatggaatGTATTTAAAGAGTTCTTTAGTTTTGTATGATAATTTTGAGATTCTTCAGTCCAATGGTTGTTGACGATGGATAGCATGTATGACTCCACTTACTCAATAACGCATATATTTAAGGAATCTGTTCACTGCGGTTTTGTATGTATGAAGTAAACCTAACAATTCAAATAAGGCTCAATCAAACGGTAAATAGCTTAAGTACACTACATTTTTATCGTCTTTTACAATATTCAAATGTTACTTTTATTGCCCTTAAGTTTAAGTCTTTTAGCAGCCAACGGTATCAAAACATGACATTGctacaaatacaaaaatatTCTGGAAACCATAGTAACagggtttttttttaaaaaaaaaaaaaaaaaaaagaataaattttattgaagaaatctTCCGGACAATTACTATCAAGTGAGCGATTACTTTGTTCGtaagaattagaaaatcAGTCTTATGATGTGACAGatacaaaatgaaatcgTGATGAGTGAAAGTTCTCGTTTTTATAATACGTATATTTGTATAGCCAATACATGTATACTACAGTACGAAGAGACCGGGCTTGATACTctaatcaaaaaataatatctATATACTTTTAGTCACAGTTTGATTAATCAATCCGTTGTGGTCCAACGGCTAGGATTCGTCGCTTTCACCGACGCGGCCGGGGTTCGACTCCCCGCAACggaaaatttttcttttttccctttctcAAATACGGTGTtatgatttttcttcaaatatagCATTAACCACTGCATCATACAAGCAGAAATTTGTGCAAAGCAGTAGTACGTGCCGAAGTAAGAATACGATGAACGGAATCATGTGCCATGCCAATTACAGATTGGAGGGGTCTATAGAACGAATGTATCTTGATTATAGATTATTGTACAAAAATAAGCCATCAACGAACGGAAGGGTGTCCGAGTGGTTATGGAGCTAGTTTAAGGCACTAGTGCGAAAGCTCGTGGGTTCGAGTCCCACCCCTTTCATTAAGTTTTTGCACTGCTTAAATTTCAGTATCGTGCACAATTGAATATTAggtttttaaaagattttgtttaatattacttttttgttgataaCCTCTGATATCAACAatggtttgtttgtatTCCTACGTTTTACAAACAGTGAATAAGTTGACCTTTATAACTGACAGAAATTAACAACCTTTCCAATGGAAATGGTAAAAGCTGTTT
This window harbors:
- the chk1 gene encoding Chk1 protein kinase, with the translated sequence MTKSIENFPCHIGKEIGTGAFASVRLCYDENAKIYAVKFINKKFATKCMGSSVWARRIASEVQLHRLCNGHKNIIHFYDTAENLHWRWVTLEFAQGGDLFDKIEPDVGVDEDVAQFYFAQLMEGISFMHSKGVAHRDLKPENILLDYNGNLKLSDFGFASLYAYKGKSRLLNSPVGSPPYAAPEITGQYDGAKVDIWSCGIILFALLSGNTPWDEAISNTGDYLIYRKQGERPSSYPWNRLSPGAYSVITGMLRTDPSKRFPTKRILQHPWLTSNISFRTDNGNCSDPVALASRLMLKLHIDLDKPRSSLTDSASYGTISMTQPTTKVSDSDIHDHTAIYGHLSQPVQVNEEVDASELMEKDPSLSQFCNTNGFIERLAGKATNFYEICPPERLTRFYSKASKQYIIDRLYDALRLLAVSLTTKHTIGQSMLYVKLHDKRKCLLQGEIALKTLGHNLELVNFIKSSGDPLEWRTFFKNVVSSLGKPIVLTDITS
- the ubc11 gene encoding ubiquitin conjugating enzyme E2, Ubc11/UbcP4, which encodes MDSEMQNQSPNMASNTKNTSSSNMSTDGHSVTKRLRSELMSLMMSNTPGISAFPDSDSNLLHWAGTITGPVDTYYEGLKFKISMTFPANYPYSAPTIVFTSPMWHPNVDMSGNICLDILKDKWSAVYNVQTILLSLQSLLGEPNNASPLNAQAAELWSKDAVEYKRLLMQRYKEIDEI